In Streptomyces capitiformicae, one genomic interval encodes:
- the dnaA gene encoding chromosomal replication initiator protein DnaA, with amino-acid sequence MADVPADLAAVWPRVLEKLLGEGHGQGVEVKDERWIKRCQPLALVADTALLAVPNEFAKGVLEGRLAPIVSETLSRECGRPIRIAITVDSSVGEPPAPPVQPRFEEPEPPSGAGQHRDAYDSRDTYDGQGRDPYDSQGSYESQARDHYESYGRHRADDRGPGRGEQLTGGPGDQLPPPRTEQLPPGRADQLPTARPAYPSEYQRPEPGAWPRPSQDDYGWQQQRLGFPERDPYASPAQNYRSQSLERPPYDQQRPEYDSGRVDYEQSRTDYDRPGSDYDQRPDRRELPEPSPGPGHVHRGGPAGSAPGPLAAQPAPAPGPGEPTARLNPKYLFDTFVIGASNRFAHAAAVAVAEAPAKAYNPLFIYGESGLGKTHLLHAIGHYARSLYPGTRVRYVSSEEFTNEFINSIRDGKGDSFRKRYREMDILLVDDIQFLADKESTQEEFFHTFNTLHNANKQIVLSSDRPPKQLVTLEDRLRNRFEWGLITDVQPPELETRIAILRKKAVQEQLNAPPEVLEFIASRISRNIRELEGALIRVTAFASLNRQPVDLGLTEIVLKDLIPGGENASPEITATAIMAATADYFGLTVEDLCGTSRGRALVTARQIAMYLCRELTDLSLPKIGAQFGNRDHTTVMHADRKIRALMAERRSIYNQVTELTNRIKNG; translated from the coding sequence GTGGCTGACGTACCTGCCGATCTTGCCGCAGTGTGGCCACGAGTACTGGAAAAGCTTCTCGGTGAGGGCCACGGCCAAGGTGTCGAGGTGAAGGACGAGCGCTGGATCAAGCGCTGCCAGCCGCTCGCGCTGGTCGCGGACACCGCTCTTCTCGCCGTCCCGAACGAGTTCGCGAAGGGCGTACTCGAAGGCCGCCTCGCGCCGATCGTCAGCGAGACCCTCAGCCGGGAGTGCGGCCGCCCCATCCGTATCGCGATCACCGTCGACAGCTCGGTGGGCGAGCCCCCCGCCCCGCCCGTCCAGCCCCGCTTCGAGGAACCGGAACCCCCCTCGGGCGCGGGTCAGCATCGGGACGCCTACGACAGCAGGGACACGTACGACGGTCAGGGACGGGACCCCTATGACAGTCAGGGCTCGTACGAGAGCCAGGCTCGGGATCACTACGAGAGTTACGGCCGCCACCGCGCCGACGACCGCGGGCCGGGACGCGGCGAACAGCTGACCGGTGGGCCCGGCGACCAGCTGCCGCCCCCGCGCACGGAGCAGCTTCCCCCCGGTCGCGCCGATCAGCTGCCGACCGCTCGGCCCGCGTACCCGTCCGAGTACCAGCGCCCCGAGCCGGGCGCCTGGCCGCGGCCCTCGCAGGACGACTACGGCTGGCAGCAGCAGCGTCTCGGTTTCCCGGAGCGGGACCCGTACGCATCGCCGGCGCAGAACTACCGCTCGCAGTCGCTGGAGAGGCCGCCGTACGACCAGCAGCGTCCGGAGTACGACTCCGGCCGCGTTGACTACGAGCAGTCCCGCACCGACTACGACCGGCCGGGCAGCGACTACGACCAGCGGCCGGACCGGCGTGAGCTGCCCGAGCCGTCGCCGGGTCCGGGGCATGTGCACCGTGGCGGTCCGGCCGGCAGCGCGCCCGGCCCGCTGGCCGCTCAACCCGCGCCCGCGCCCGGACCGGGCGAGCCCACGGCCCGGCTGAACCCCAAGTACCTCTTCGACACGTTCGTCATCGGCGCCTCGAACCGCTTCGCACACGCCGCCGCGGTGGCCGTCGCCGAGGCGCCGGCGAAGGCGTACAACCCCCTTTTCATCTATGGGGAGTCTGGACTCGGCAAGACGCACCTGCTGCACGCCATCGGGCACTACGCGCGCAGCCTCTACCCGGGCACGCGGGTGCGATACGTGAGCTCCGAGGAGTTCACCAACGAGTTCATCAACTCCATCCGCGACGGCAAGGGCGACAGCTTCCGCAAGCGGTACCGCGAGATGGACATCCTGCTCGTCGACGACATCCAGTTCCTCGCGGACAAGGAGTCGACGCAGGAGGAGTTCTTCCACACCTTCAATACGCTCCACAACGCCAACAAGCAGATCGTGCTCTCCAGCGACCGGCCGCCCAAGCAGCTGGTGACGCTGGAGGACCGGCTGCGGAACCGTTTCGAGTGGGGTCTGATCACCGACGTCCAGCCGCCCGAGCTGGAGACGCGTATCGCGATCCTCCGCAAGAAGGCAGTGCAGGAGCAGCTCAACGCCCCGCCGGAGGTACTGGAGTTCATCGCCTCCCGCATCTCGCGCAACATCCGCGAACTGGAGGGCGCGCTGATCCGGGTGACGGCCTTCGCGTCACTCAACCGGCAGCCGGTGGACCTCGGCCTGACCGAGATCGTCCTCAAGGACCTGATCCCGGGCGGCGAGAACGCGTCTCCCGAGATCACCGCGACCGCGATCATGGCGGCGACGGCCGACTACTTCGGGCTCACCGTCGAGGACCTGTGCGGCACCTCCCGCGGCCGCGCCCTGGTGACCGCCCGCCAGATCGCCATGTATCTGTGCCGCGAACTGACCGACCTGTCGCTGCCCAAGATCGGCGCGCAGTTCGGCAACCGCGACCACACCACCGTCATGCACGCCGACCGCAAGATCCGCGCGCTGATGGCCGAGCGGCGCTCCATCTACAACCAGGTGACGGAGCTGACGAACCGCATCAAGAACGGCTGA
- the dnaN gene encoding DNA polymerase III subunit beta, whose translation MKIRVERDVLAEAVAWAARSLPARPPAPVLAGLLLKAEEGQLSLSSFDYEVSARVSVEAEVDEEGTVLVSGRLLADICRALPNRPVEISTDGVRATVVCGSSRFTLHTLPVEEYPSLPQMPNATGTVPGEVFASAAAQVAIAAGRDDTLPVLTGVRIEIEGDTVTLASTDRYRFAVREFLWKPENPEASAVALVPAKTLLDTAKALTSGDSVILALSGSGAGEGLIGFEGAGRRTTTRLLEGDLPKYRTLFPTEFNSVAVIETAPFVEAVKRVALVAERNTPVRLSFEQGVLILEAGSSDDAQAVERVDAQLEGDDISIAFNPTFLLDGLSAIDSPVAQLSFTTSTKPALLSGKPAVDAEADEAYKYLIMPVRLSG comes from the coding sequence GTGAAGATCCGGGTGGAACGCGACGTACTCGCGGAGGCAGTGGCCTGGGCGGCGCGCAGCCTCCCGGCCCGTCCGCCGGCGCCTGTCCTCGCCGGCCTCCTTCTGAAGGCCGAGGAAGGCCAGCTGAGCCTGTCCAGCTTCGACTACGAGGTCTCCGCGCGCGTGTCCGTGGAGGCGGAGGTCGACGAGGAGGGCACGGTCCTCGTCTCGGGCCGTCTCCTCGCGGACATCTGCCGCGCCCTCCCCAACCGACCGGTGGAGATTTCCACAGACGGTGTACGGGCGACCGTGGTCTGCGGCTCCTCCCGGTTCACCCTCCACACACTGCCTGTGGAGGAGTACCCGTCGCTGCCGCAGATGCCGAACGCCACGGGCACCGTCCCCGGCGAGGTCTTCGCCTCCGCGGCCGCCCAGGTGGCCATCGCCGCCGGGCGTGACGACACGCTGCCCGTCCTCACCGGTGTGCGCATCGAGATCGAGGGCGACACCGTCACGCTGGCGTCCACCGACCGCTACCGCTTCGCGGTCCGTGAGTTCCTGTGGAAGCCGGAGAACCCGGAGGCGTCCGCGGTCGCCCTGGTGCCCGCCAAGACGCTCCTGGACACCGCCAAGGCGCTCACGAGCGGCGACAGCGTCATCCTGGCGCTGTCCGGCTCGGGCGCGGGCGAGGGTTTGATCGGTTTCGAGGGCGCCGGCCGTCGTACGACGACGCGTCTCCTCGAGGGCGACCTCCCGAAGTACCGCACGCTGTTCCCGACGGAGTTCAACAGCGTGGCCGTCATCGAGACCGCTCCGTTCGTGGAGGCCGTCAAGCGTGTGGCCCTGGTCGCCGAGCGGAACACCCCGGTGCGGCTGAGCTTCGAGCAGGGCGTGCTGATCCTGGAGGCCGGCTCCAGCGACGACGCACAGGCTGTGGAGAGGGTCGACGCCCAGCTGGAGGGCGACGACATCTCGATCGCCTTCAACCCGACGTTCCTGCTGGACGGCCTGAGCGCCATCGACTCCCCGGTCGCCCAGCTGTCCTTCACGACGTCCACGAAGCCCGCGCTGCTCAGCGGCAAGCCGGCGGTGGACGCGGAGGCGGACGAGGCCTACAAGTACCTGATCATGCCGGTGCGGCTGAGCGGCTGA
- the gnd gene encoding phosphogluconate dehydrogenase (NAD(+)-dependent, decarboxylating) produces the protein MELGLVGLGKMGGNMRERIRRAGHTVIGYDRNPDLADVHSLEKLVGKLKGPRVVWVMVPAGAATQSTIDELAELLRPGDVVVDGGNSRWTDDEKHAEELAAKGIGFVDCGVSGGVWGLENGYALMYGGDAENVAKVRPIFDALKPEGDLGSVHAGKVGAGHFAKMVHNGIEYAMMQAYAEGWELLEKVDSVTDVREVFRSWQEGTVIRSWLLDLAVNALDEDEHLERLKGYAQDSGEGRWTVEAAIDNAVPLPAITASLFARFASRQEDSPQMKMIAALRNQFGGHAVEKK, from the coding sequence ATGGAGCTCGGTCTCGTCGGCCTCGGCAAGATGGGCGGCAACATGCGCGAGCGGATACGCCGCGCCGGCCACACCGTCATCGGATACGACCGGAACCCGGATCTCGCCGATGTCCACAGCCTCGAAAAGCTTGTGGGCAAGCTCAAGGGCCCCCGCGTCGTGTGGGTGATGGTCCCGGCCGGTGCCGCCACCCAGTCGACCATCGACGAGCTCGCCGAGCTCCTGCGGCCCGGCGACGTGGTCGTGGACGGCGGGAACTCGCGCTGGACGGACGACGAGAAGCACGCCGAGGAACTGGCGGCCAAGGGCATCGGTTTCGTCGACTGCGGCGTCTCCGGTGGTGTCTGGGGCCTGGAGAACGGCTACGCGCTGATGTACGGCGGCGACGCCGAGAACGTCGCCAAGGTGCGGCCGATCTTCGACGCGCTCAAGCCCGAGGGCGACCTCGGCTCGGTGCACGCCGGCAAGGTCGGCGCCGGGCACTTCGCGAAGATGGTCCACAACGGCATCGAGTACGCGATGATGCAGGCGTACGCCGAGGGCTGGGAGCTGCTGGAGAAGGTCGACTCGGTGACGGACGTCCGTGAGGTGTTCCGCTCCTGGCAGGAGGGCACGGTCATCCGCTCCTGGCTGCTGGACCTCGCGGTCAACGCCCTTGACGAGGATGAGCACTTGGAGCGGCTCAAGGGTTATGCACAGGACTCGGGCGAGGGCCGTTGGACTGTGGAGGCCGCCATCGACAACGCCGTGCCGCTGCCCGCGATCACGGCCTCGCTCTTCGCGCGGTTCGCCTCACGCCAGGAAGACTCCCCGCAGATGAAGATGATCGCGGCGTTGCGGAACCAGTTCGGCGGCCACGCGGTCGAGAAGAAGTAG
- the recF gene encoding DNA replication/repair protein RecF (All proteins in this family for which functions are known are DNA-binding proteins that assist the filamentation of RecA onto DNA for the initiation of recombination or recombinational repair.), whose product MHVTHLSLADFRSYARVEVPLDPGVTAFVGPNGQGKTNLVEAVGYLATLGSHRVSSDAPLVRMGADRAVIRAQVRQGERQQLVELELNPGKANRARINRSSQVRPRDVLGIIRTVLFAPEDLALVKGDPGERRRFLDELITARAPRMAGVRSDYERVLKQRNTLLKTAALARRHGGRTMDLSTLDVWDQHLARVGAELLAQRLDLVAAVQPLADKAYEQLAPGGGPVSLEYKPSSPGIVGHAREELYEQLMAALAEARKQEIERGVTLVGPHRDDLVLKLGQLPAKGYASHGESWSYALALRLASYDLLRAEGNEPVLILDDVFAELDARRRERLAELVAPGEQVLVTAAVDDDVPGVLTGTRYAVSDGTVERA is encoded by the coding sequence ATGCACGTCACGCATCTGTCGCTGGCCGACTTCCGCTCGTACGCCCGGGTCGAGGTCCCGCTCGACCCGGGCGTCACCGCGTTCGTGGGCCCCAACGGGCAGGGCAAGACGAACCTGGTCGAGGCTGTCGGCTATCTCGCGACCCTCGGCAGCCATCGCGTCTCCTCCGACGCGCCCCTGGTCCGCATGGGCGCCGACCGCGCGGTGATCCGGGCGCAGGTGCGCCAGGGGGAGCGTCAGCAGCTGGTCGAGCTGGAGCTGAACCCCGGCAAGGCCAATCGCGCCCGTATCAACAGGTCCTCGCAGGTCAGGCCGCGTGATGTGCTCGGCATCATACGGACGGTGCTGTTCGCGCCCGAGGACCTCGCCCTGGTCAAGGGCGACCCCGGGGAGCGGCGTCGTTTTCTCGACGAGCTGATCACCGCTCGGGCGCCCCGCATGGCGGGCGTGCGCTCCGACTACGAGCGGGTCCTCAAGCAGCGCAACACGCTCCTCAAGACGGCCGCGCTGGCCCGCCGTCACGGGGGCCGCACCATGGACCTGTCGACGCTCGACGTGTGGGACCAGCACCTCGCGCGTGTGGGCGCCGAACTGCTTGCCCAGCGTCTGGATCTGGTCGCTGCCGTCCAGCCGCTGGCAGACAAGGCGTACGAGCAGCTGGCGCCCGGCGGCGGCCCTGTGAGTCTGGAATACAAGCCCTCCTCGCCCGGCATCGTCGGCCATGCGCGCGAGGAGCTGTACGAGCAGCTGATGGCCGCCCTCGCCGAGGCACGCAAGCAGGAGATCGAGCGGGGCGTCACCCTCGTAGGACCCCACCGGGATGATTTGGTACTCAAACTTGGCCAGCTGCCCGCCAAGGGATACGCCTCTCACGGCGAGTCCTGGTCGTACGCCCTCGCGCTGCGCCTCGCCTCGTACGACCTGCTGCGGGCCGAGGGCAACGAGCCGGTGTTGATCCTGGACGACGTCTTCGCCGAGTTGGATGCCCGCCGCAGAGAGCGCCTGGCGGAGCTGGTCGCCCCGGGCGAGCAGGTGCTGGTGACCGCGGCGGTCGACGACGACGTACCGGGCGTACTGACGGGGACGCGGTACGCCGTCTCCGACGGGACGGTGGAGCGCGCATGA
- a CDS encoding DUF721 domain-containing protein — protein MSGSEGTPKPPEPSGVDLARVALRAAKEAARARGDAAQQKKQARRGGGLRSGARADGRDPMALGSAINRLITERGWETPAAVGGVMGRWPQIVGEDLAKRCVPERYDEDERVLHVRCDSTAWATNVRMLAPQLVARLNEDLGHGTVRLLKVHGPDGSARRYGPLRAPGSTGPGDTYG, from the coding sequence ATGAGCGGATCCGAGGGGACCCCGAAGCCTCCCGAGCCCTCCGGCGTGGACCTCGCGCGGGTGGCGCTGCGCGCCGCCAAGGAAGCCGCACGCGCGCGTGGGGATGCCGCGCAGCAGAAGAAGCAGGCGCGGCGCGGTGGCGGTCTGCGCTCCGGAGCGCGAGCCGACGGCCGTGACCCGATGGCGCTCGGATCCGCCATCAACCGGCTGATCACCGAACGGGGCTGGGAGACTCCGGCCGCCGTCGGCGGGGTCATGGGCCGCTGGCCGCAGATCGTCGGCGAGGACCTGGCCAAGCGCTGCGTGCCGGAGCGATACGACGAGGACGAGCGGGTCCTGCACGTGCGGTGCGACTCCACGGCGTGGGCGACGAACGTGCGGATGCTGGCACCGCAACTGGTCGCCCGGCTCAACGAGGACCTCGGCCACGGCACGGTACGGCTGCTCAAGGTGCACGGCCCCGATGGTTCCGCCCGTCGCTACGGTCCCCTGCGCGCCCCGGGAAGCACCGGCCCCGGCGATACCTACGGGTGA